In Polynucleobacter sp. MWH-S4W17, a genomic segment contains:
- a CDS encoding type II toxin-antitoxin system PemK/MazF family toxin — translation MSQAWMLPAPGDIVWCLFPEAPNSEPGPKPRPAIVLSVERRDDGNQVSVAYGASQNLTRLKAGEVAITQIKNPAAYALAGLAYDTKFDFKVIVDLPWSERYFKVPARSPHGNTPKLGTLHVTILRAVETAYRAVSNR, via the coding sequence ATGAGTCAGGCTTGGATGTTGCCAGCACCTGGCGATATCGTTTGGTGTTTGTTTCCAGAGGCTCCTAATAGTGAGCCAGGACCCAAACCCAGACCAGCCATTGTCCTGAGTGTCGAGCGTAGGGATGATGGCAATCAGGTCAGCGTGGCGTATGGAGCATCCCAGAATCTGACAAGACTTAAAGCTGGCGAGGTGGCGATAACCCAGATTAAGAATCCAGCTGCTTACGCACTAGCTGGATTGGCTTACGACACAAAGTTTGATTTCAAGGTGATTGTTGATCTGCCGTGGTCTGAGCGCTATTTCAAAGTACCCGCTAGAAGCCCGCATGGCAATACGCCTAAGTTAGGCACCTTGCATGTAACCATTCTTCGCGCTGTTGAAACGGCATATCGTGCAGTATCAAACCGATAG